TCTGCCCGAGAACACAACTGAAGAGTTGTGTCGGCAAATCCATGAGGATGAATCCTTCTCAGATACAACTATTATTTTGCTCAGCCCAGTCGGGAAAGCCCCTGACTTTAACCAGCCGAACTCTGAACGAACCAGCAAAGTTCTACTGAAGCCTGTGGGCCCAAATGGATTGGAAGAAATGCTCCACCGGGCCAAACCCCAGGTGAATGCAACCACCAAAGCTGAAGAGGCAAACGAAGAACCCCAAAGGATCGCAGAGCAAAAACCATTACGCATTTTACTCGCGGAGGACAACGGCACCAACCGGGAAGTCGCAATCACGATCTTAGAACGCTTAGGCCACAAAATCCACATGGCGGAAAACGGTATGCAGGCTCTCGATATCCTGCGGAGCGAAAAGATCGACTGCATCTTGATGGATTGCCAAATGCCAGTCATGGACGGCTATGAAACAACTCGGGCCATTCGAGAAGGTTTTCACGGTGTGAGTCAGAATTCCGTCACAATTATTGCCATGACAGCACATGCCATGCAAGGTGATCGCCAACGTTGCCTTCAAGCAGGAATGGACGATTACATCAGCAAGCCTGTCACAATTGAGCGACTGGCGGAAATACTCCATGGAGTCAGTATACGAACGAGCAACATTGCGCAATAAACTCCCTTGAATCAGGTTATCGCTTTTAGCAAAAGACAGCTACTTCGCGGCTCGATAAAGCGTGTCCACACAATTTCGAACAAACTGTTCGTCAGTCAGGCCAAACACAGCAGATGGTGGCATCTTAACTCGCGTTTTTAGGTAATCTGCTATCTCTCGAAACAGCCGAGTTCTTTCCAGTGGGTCAAATTCATTGCGCCTTCTCAAGGCTTGAAGCGCAATCTCGGCCTCACCCGGATCGATCGATTGTCGCAGTGTCGCCTCCGCATTCGGATGATCTCGAAAGGAGTTATACTTATCACCAAGAATCTGTTGCAATGCCGGAGCCCGCACATCCACGTGTCGAATCACCACAGTGCCACCAGCAAGATCGCCAAGTCGCTGCGAACGCCGCGTAAGTAAACAAACGACACCCCCAACAAAGTAAAAAACCGGCAAACTGTCTACAAAGCGAAGCAGGTTACGAATAATCAATTGGTTTCCACGCAAGCGCAAACCCTGCTCATCCATAACACGCAATTTCATTACACGCTTCCCCAGAGTCTGACCACGCCACTTCCACTCCATAAAGATGAAATATCCAATAGACATCACAAAATATGTAAGTGCATAAAATGCAGCCGCAACATCAGCACTGACCAGACTCATCAAAGTAAAAGCAATTCCAAGGACAGACATAATTGCTGTAATAGTGGCTAGATCTAAAACCAATGCGACAAGCCGGGTAACGGGACTCGCCAGAGGTAAGGAAAAGCGCACTCCCTCCTGGGTTTGAATAATCAATTGATTCTGCCTTTGCCCGATCATGTACTGGATACTTTGCGTCCTCCAAAAACGATAAAGGCAATGAGGGCTGTTAATTGAGCGAGTCCAAAAACGATTTTCACACTATAAGGAATAATCGGTTCATGGTACTGAGATAAGAAGGCTTCAACAAGCCCAGCCCATACCAAAAGGATGGCAACGCCTGCAATCAAAGTAATCAAGTCGCTCCGGACATCCTTTAATCGAGACCTCATAGGCTTGCGACCATCCTTGAAAAGCAGTGCCTTGCCAAGGACGAGCCCAGCCTGCCCGGCCAGCAATATCGAAGGGATTTCTACAGAACCATGTGGCAACAGCCAGCCAAGCAAAAATATCCACTCACCGGCCAAAAGATAATCCATTACAACAGCGCCAATGATGACTCCATTATAAAACAGTATGACAATCGTACCGACTCCAAAAGTCATGCCCAATGCCATTGCAAAGATCGATACTTTGATATTATTTGTCATCAAATAAGCTGAGAAGTAAGTCTTCCCGCCTTCAAGATCCTTACCCAGACTTGCTTCCTCGTCTGCCACTCGCTCGCTGGGGTCACCCAGTAAATGCGAGAATGGCATGATAACGTCCTTCGAGTCCGGATCCAGCATAACAGCCAAACCACCAAAAAGAGAACCTGCAAAAAAAACCGCCATCACAAAATAAAGGGATGATATATGACGTCTTATTACTAACGGAAATGTTTGCATGAACCACAATCTGAACATACGAACGGCCGGGCGACCTTCATTATCATGCATCTCACCATAACCACGTGCAACAAGTCCCTCGAGTCTCTTGATAGTGGCAGGATCCGATGCATAAGACTCTAATTTAGCCAGATCAGATGCTGCTTGTTGATGCAAACGGTAAAACGATTGTGCTTCTTCGATCGACAGGCGTTTATTCGGCGCATTCTCCATGCGGGTCAGCAACTTCTCATATTGCTCCCAGGCATCAGATCGCTCTCGCACAAATTTGTCTATATCAAGTATCATTATGCTACAGAGCTTGGCGTGCCTTAACGGCAAGGTATTGATTAACCACTTCGACGGAGAGGCGTTCGTGATTCAACAGTCCCAACTGGACCCCTTCGCGACGCAAACCCTTACTCAATTCACGAAACTCATGCCATTTCAAATGATCAGCAATGCGCTGTGAGATATCGGCCGATTTCTCCACAGGATTGTCTTCAGCAAAAAGTGGGCAAACACCATCATCCTTCAACATACTTGCAATGACCAAATGCTGACCGGAAACCATACGTACTCTTTCGGCAAAAGCTTCAGCTGTGACCGGGTCACTCAAGTCGGTCAATATGATGATCAAGGCACGGCGCCTCAACCGCATCCGAATAAAAGAAAACAACTCGTCAAAGTCAGGTTGAACACGTTCGGGAGCCAGACCAAAGAGTGCATCCTGAAGCGTCTGGTTATGCTGACGACCTGAATTTGCTCTGACAAATCCCGTAACCTTACGATGAAAAGACACCATCCCAAAAAGATCACCTTGCCTTGATGCCACCAATCCAAGAACGCTCGCAGCTGTAACAAAACGCTCAAGCGTTGATTCAGGAAATTTCGTCTCTGCATTCTGACCTGGCAGGCGTCGTGCACTCATCCGTGAATGATCAATAACCAGATAAATCTCCTGCGTCCGCTCCACCTGAAAGGTTTTGGTCACCAACTCCCCTCGTTTTGCGGCCGCCTTCCAATGAATATCAACCAAGCTATCACCTGGCAAATACTGGCGAAGTTGCTCATATTCACGCCCTTGTCCGACAACTCTTTGGGCATGAGCTCCTGCAAGTCCACGATTGAGAAACAAATTTGCAAGCTGTTGGCGCTCACGTCTCAGATTGGGATAAACCCTGATCTCGCCCACCACATCGAAGCTTTTGCGCAGTTCCCAGAAACCCCAACGTGAATGGGTTGCAGCATAAACTTTACGTATTTTGAAAACACCACGCTGGCGTGATACAACTGGCCACTTGACCGTCCAAAAAGGAGCAATCCCTTTTAGTTGAACTTCCAGTGTATCCATGTCCGATTCAATTGTATCATGAAAAGGAATACCAAGCATCAGTACCAATGAATCGCTATTCCCGTTGCTCTTTTTCAGAAAAATTTCCAGCGAACCAGGGTTGTCTTTGGAAAGCCGGCAAACAGGCGTTATTTCAATCTGTACGCCATCATAGCAACTACGCGACTGCCACCAATCGAAAAATGCAGTAAGAAACCAAATTGAATAGAGCAGAAGAGCAAACCACATTAAACCAGGAGCTAAGGGCGCAACCAGGGTTGACGGTAATAATACCGCCGCATAGATCAGAGACCTGCCTGTGGGAGCAAAATGCATTTTATTAATCCATATTATTTATTCGAAAATCAACGAGGAACTGGAATGGATTGCAAAAGTTGTGTAATAACCTCCTGGATAGTCAGCCCTTCAATTTCATATTCCGGGCGTAGAATTAAGCGATGTTCCAAAACCGGTATGGACATCGCTTTGACGTCATCGGGAGTCGTGTAGTCACGACCATCCAACGCAGCACGAGCCCGTGCTGCCAAAAGTAAAGACTGCGTGGCACGCGGACCGGCACCAACCAATACACTTTCATGAGATCGTGAACCACGAACGATACCAACGATGTAAGCCACCAATTCCTCACGTACGAGAACCTTGGCAAGCGCTTGCCGAACTTCCAGCAATTCACCGGGTTCAAGAACCGCTTCCACAATGTCCGAAGCCAATGTCGACTCTGGTGTTTGTCCCGACAACATACGCAACGCAAGCGTTGTTTCATCAGCTTCTTCAGGATAGCCCATTGCGATATTCAACATAAAGCGATCCTTCTGCGCCTCTGGCAAAGGATAGGTGCCTTCATGCTCGATCGGGTTTTGTGTGGCGAAAACGGTGAAACCCGGGTCGAGTTCATGTCGATCCCGGTCAATCGTCACGATACGCTCTTGCATAGCCTGGAGCAAGGCAGCCTGAGTTTTAGCCGGCGCGCGATTGATCTCATCGGCAAGTAGGAATGTTGTAAACACAGGGCCTTTGGCGAGGAAGAATTCCTGGGTCTTCATATTGAAAATATTCGTCCCTGTAATGTCTGCAGGCATAAGATCCGGCGTGAACTGAATGCGGCCTGAATCCACTGCAAGCACTCGTGCAAGGGTTTTCACGAGCAATGTTTTGGCCACGCCAGGAACCCCTTCGATTAGGGCATGATTTCCAGTCAGCACTGTGATAAGTGCCAAATCAATAACCTGTTCTTGTCCTATTATTACTCGTCCAATCTGCTCCCTTGCTTTTGCAATGGTTGATTTGAATTTATCAAGATCTACATTCACGATTTGCTCTTTCGGTTGGTATTTAAAATCTTCGTAATCTCCTGGTAGCCTAGAACAAGATCACGCTTGTGTACCGGCTTGAGTCCTTCTCGTTTGGCAATCTTCCGTGCATTGGCAACACGCTTGATCGTTGCCGCATCATTTCGTCCGCAAGTACGTGCCCACAAATCGACACACTCATCCAGCAAAGTATCAGCACCAAGACGCCGACGAATAAAGTCTACCTGAGCATCCTGCCCAGTCCGGCCAACTCGTACGACCGACTCTTTTTCTTCAAAGTCTTCCTTAGGCGGAACCAAAGTGGAAAGATGCTTCCATACGAACAACCCAGTAAAGAAAGCCAGGCCTAATGCCAGAGCACCTAGTTTATAGCTCCGAATCAACAGAGTGATTCCCTGAGGTTCCGTTACACCGAAATGTGTTTCATCAAATACGACAACGGATTTATCGCCAATCAACCAAGTAAGGAAATCTGGTTCACGGTTTTTTAATAAGCCTTCATTTGAAAGTAAGTAGGAATCTGTCATGATAACAATCGACCCACGCCCAAAAAGACGCTGAGCAACGACAACCTGACCATCCAGTGTATAGACACTGTCCCAATATTCTGAAAGCTCCGACCAGTATTTCGTCTCCTGCCATGGTAAAGATAAAGGAAGAGGGGACACCTCTTCGGCAACGAAAGCTGGATTAAGTTCAGCTGCTCCTGGGCCGACGGTATCCATGGAAAGATTTGAAGAAAAATACAAACCGGGAAGTGTTTCCGATTCCATGTCGGAGTGTATCTCTTCAGTTTCATCTACTTCACTCTCGACGTCACCTTCATCAAGATCGTCATCGATCTCGAGTTCTTCGTCCCAGGAATCTCGATGCTGCTTTTGATGCTTCAATGCAACAACCAGTCTTGCACCATGAGCAATACTATCACGAAGCGGATAAGCGGCATCTGATTCCAAATCTTCAAGGTCATAGGGACTAGCTGCTTCGAGGATAAAAACAGTATTGTCGCCAAATTGAACATCTGAAAAACGCTCAAAATTTCGACTAACCTTGATTCCCGGAACAGACTCCAAACTCTCGAAAAGCGCTTTGCCTCCTAATGGATCTGCACGAAACGATGAGCCTGGTGGATATACATCCCCTCGTTCCAATCTTAGGTGAATGACAGCGTAAAAAGCCCCCATCATAATCAAAATAATCAGCAAAAGAACAAATGGCGCTGATCGTTTTGAGCTCATGCTGAGTCTCCTCCCGCCTGAAGTGCCCCACTTTGTATCAGCAGCCGTTGCATCTCTTTAACTTCATCCTGGCTAGCCTGATAACCGCCATACCAAATATCCTCAAACAATCGAATCTCTGAACGAAAAGTATTCAGCAGTTCCTCCGTCCCGGCAGCCCGCTTACTCAGCTCATAAACGTAATCTCGATTGGATTTAAAGCGTTGGATAACAATCCATCGCTGTTGCGCAAAATGCGCCAATTGAGCGAGAAAGAAAGCCCGAAGCGCCAGACGATAATCTCCTTTTGCAAGTAGATCCCTGGCCATATCAAGCCATTGGTTGCTGGGCAGCGAGTCCGCACGCACATCTTCGTCCGCCAGATTCGGAACTGCTTCAACCAATGATGCCGCTTCGGCTTCTGCGACACCTGGCTTACGTTGACCAAACAACCGAAATCCGAGATAAGCAATTGCAACAACGGCAACCACGATTATAGTGATAAGAATAGGCCAGCCAAGTGATGGGGCATCAACAAGCTCGCGAGGCTGGTCTTCCTGCAACTCGTCGCGAAACCATGAGCGAATCCATTCGGTAATGCGCTCCTGCCATTCATCCATAGTATCTAGAATGGCTTGAATCCATCCAGGCGGTTCTATCGATTCATCAACTTCCTCTTTGGGAAAGCGCCATATGTATTCCCTCTGCCGAAGCGTATCATCAATCGCACTATCCAGAGAATTTGATTGGATGGAGGCCTCAGTAATTGTCTCATTATTAACCACATCCTCAGCCTTGAGGACACCATTGAAGCTCATGCCAACAAGAAACAGCAGGAGCGCCGATATGCCAACTTTAGCCATACGACGCGTGAACCCAACCAAAGCCAATCGAAGGTCAGCTCCACTTTGAACCGATTCACCATAATGGCACCGAAGTAAATAAACCGCTTTCACCAGAGGGTCCAGTGTAAGGTAAGTCAGTGCAAATGAAGTTGAAAATGTAGTGGAATTAAAGAAGGCAAAACCACTTTTAACAAAACTCGTCTCCACACCGAAGAGCATCTTCAACAAGTAAGGTAGCATCGCAATAACACTGAACCAATTGACGAACGTTACGATCCCGACCAGAAGAATAATTCCAACAACAAACCAGGATTGGCCTGGCCAAAGAGCTGCGAGTTTCCAACTGCGTTCGACCACCTTAGAGGAATCCTCCTGTTTATCAACCGCATCCATGACGGTCATATTATGCAGGAAGGCATAAACACGTGGAAAAGGAATTGTAGCAACGAAAGCAAATGGAATGCAAATAAAACCAAGCCCCTGCCAGGTTGCTTGTCTGCGCATCATCGCCAATACAGTTTGAAAGGTCATGGGGTCACCCTCTTTCAGATAAAGCGTTGCCCGCAAAGAACGCGCAAACATGCACTGCCAGCATTTCATCCAAAGATAAAGCAACGCCATACCGAAGGCATAGTAGCTGAGAGATTGTTCAGCCAGGCCGCTGTGCGACATATCATTCCAGAAAAGGATAAATGCGACAACAAAGGGACCTGATCCCACTAAATAACAAATCCATGCTGAGGCTGTTGTGCGACGAAGTAAATGAACCCCCTCCTCCATCAAATCAAAAGCAGCAGGCTCAACCGTAGTATGATTCCGATTCCTTGCTCGACTTAGCCCATTTCGTCTTTTGCTTCTGAATTGCCTCGCCATGACTAAAACCTATTTAACAACCAGGCCTTCATGAAATGACGAAGGAATACTCACCAAGATATCACCAAGTACAAAGAATACAAACCAAACAAGCAGCAGGCCAATACAGGCAGCCAACCAG
The Rubellicoccus peritrichatus DNA segment above includes these coding regions:
- a CDS encoding RDD family protein gives rise to the protein MIGQRQNQLIIQTQEGVRFSLPLASPVTRLVALVLDLATITAIMSVLGIAFTLMSLVSADVAAAFYALTYFVMSIGYFIFMEWKWRGQTLGKRVMKLRVMDEQGLRLRGNQLIIRNLLRFVDSLPVFYFVGGVVCLLTRRSQRLGDLAGGTVVIRHVDVRAPALQQILGDKYNSFRDHPNAEATLRQSIDPGEAEIALQALRRRNEFDPLERTRLFREIADYLKTRVKMPPSAVFGLTDEQFVRNCVDTLYRAAK
- a CDS encoding DUF58 domain-containing protein; its protein translation is MHFAPTGRSLIYAAVLLPSTLVAPLAPGLMWFALLLYSIWFLTAFFDWWQSRSCYDGVQIEITPVCRLSKDNPGSLEIFLKKSNGNSDSLVLMLGIPFHDTIESDMDTLEVQLKGIAPFWTVKWPVVSRQRGVFKIRKVYAATHSRWGFWELRKSFDVVGEIRVYPNLRRERQQLANLFLNRGLAGAHAQRVVGQGREYEQLRQYLPGDSLVDIHWKAAAKRGELVTKTFQVERTQEIYLVIDHSRMSARRLPGQNAETKFPESTLERFVTAASVLGLVASRQGDLFGMVSFHRKVTGFVRANSGRQHNQTLQDALFGLAPERVQPDFDELFSFIRMRLRRRALIIILTDLSDPVTAEAFAERVRMVSGQHLVIASMLKDDGVCPLFAEDNPVEKSADISQRIADHLKWHEFRELSKGLRREGVQLGLLNHERLSVEVVNQYLAVKARQAL
- a CDS encoding stage II sporulation protein M, translated to MILDIDKFVRERSDAWEQYEKLLTRMENAPNKRLSIEEAQSFYRLHQQAASDLAKLESYASDPATIKRLEGLVARGYGEMHDNEGRPAVRMFRLWFMQTFPLVIRRHISSLYFVMAVFFAGSLFGGLAVMLDPDSKDVIMPFSHLLGDPSERVADEEASLGKDLEGGKTYFSAYLMTNNIKVSIFAMALGMTFGVGTIVILFYNGVIIGAVVMDYLLAGEWIFLLGWLLPHGSVEIPSILLAGQAGLVLGKALLFKDGRKPMRSRLKDVRSDLITLIAGVAILLVWAGLVEAFLSQYHEPIIPYSVKIVFGLAQLTALIAFIVFGGRKVSST
- a CDS encoding MoxR family ATPase is translated as MNVDLDKFKSTIAKAREQIGRVIIGQEQVIDLALITVLTGNHALIEGVPGVAKTLLVKTLARVLAVDSGRIQFTPDLMPADITGTNIFNMKTQEFFLAKGPVFTTFLLADEINRAPAKTQAALLQAMQERIVTIDRDRHELDPGFTVFATQNPIEHEGTYPLPEAQKDRFMLNIAMGYPEEADETTLALRMLSGQTPESTLASDIVEAVLEPGELLEVRQALAKVLVREELVAYIVGIVRGSRSHESVLVGAGPRATQSLLLAARARAALDGRDYTTPDDVKAMSIPVLEHRLILRPEYEIEGLTIQEVITQLLQSIPVPR
- a CDS encoding DUF4350 domain-containing protein codes for the protein MSSKRSAPFVLLLIILIMMGAFYAVIHLRLERGDVYPPGSSFRADPLGGKALFESLESVPGIKVSRNFERFSDVQFGDNTVFILEAASPYDLEDLESDAAYPLRDSIAHGARLVVALKHQKQHRDSWDEELEIDDDLDEGDVESEVDETEEIHSDMESETLPGLYFSSNLSMDTVGPGAAELNPAFVAEEVSPLPLSLPWQETKYWSELSEYWDSVYTLDGQVVVAQRLFGRGSIVIMTDSYLLSNEGLLKNREPDFLTWLIGDKSVVVFDETHFGVTEPQGITLLIRSYKLGALALGLAFFTGLFVWKHLSTLVPPKEDFEEKESVVRVGRTGQDAQVDFIRRRLGADTLLDECVDLWARTCGRNDAATIKRVANARKIAKREGLKPVHKRDLVLGYQEITKILNTNRKSKS
- a CDS encoding DUF4129 domain-containing protein, whose product is MARQFRSKRRNGLSRARNRNHTTVEPAAFDLMEEGVHLLRRTTASAWICYLVGSGPFVVAFILFWNDMSHSGLAEQSLSYYAFGMALLYLWMKCWQCMFARSLRATLYLKEGDPMTFQTVLAMMRRQATWQGLGFICIPFAFVATIPFPRVYAFLHNMTVMDAVDKQEDSSKVVERSWKLAALWPGQSWFVVGIILLVGIVTFVNWFSVIAMLPYLLKMLFGVETSFVKSGFAFFNSTTFSTSFALTYLTLDPLVKAVYLLRCHYGESVQSGADLRLALVGFTRRMAKVGISALLLFLVGMSFNGVLKAEDVVNNETITEASIQSNSLDSAIDDTLRQREYIWRFPKEEVDESIEPPGWIQAILDTMDEWQERITEWIRSWFRDELQEDQPRELVDAPSLGWPILITIIVVAVVAIAYLGFRLFGQRKPGVAEAEAASLVEAVPNLADEDVRADSLPSNQWLDMARDLLAKGDYRLALRAFFLAQLAHFAQQRWIVIQRFKSNRDYVYELSKRAAGTEELLNTFRSEIRLFEDIWYGGYQASQDEVKEMQRLLIQSGALQAGGDSA